A region of the Falco rusticolus isolate bFalRus1 chromosome 6, bFalRus1.pri, whole genome shotgun sequence genome:
ACTATGCCCCAAGATATGAGCCCTCAGCTCAGATGAAATGCAGATGCGTCCTTGCCGCCACTCAGGGCATCACAGTAAAGCGCTGCGTGCCAGGCCTAAAAGAATTGTAACCAGGGTGAGAAAGAGCTAAAGGTTggtaaataaatttttaatggCCCttgcactgcaggcagcaggagtggTGGCACAGCCGGGGGCTGCAGGTGCCTTGGTACATCCGTCTCACCACGCACCCTCCATGCCAGcgtgcagaggtgctgggggcagccctggctgcaccCTCGCCCATGTTGAAGCACGTTCCCCTGACCAGTGGGCAATGCCCAGGGGCTGCTCAGGAGGCAGCacaagctgcaggcagtggctgCATCCATGCTGGCACCAGTACAGCcagagggcagggctgggactgACCACGCTGGCATGACAGAAGGGTCTCGCCTGGTTTCCACAATGCAGGGAACAGGAGAATGGTTTGAGGGGGTCTAAAGTCAACCAAGGGCCAGGAGACAAAGACATCGGAGAAATCATTTATTGGCACAGTTGTTCCAATCACATACACCACAGCTCTGTCTCACTGGTGTCTGAGTAAGCAGAGGTAAGGGGCTATTTTAAAGTGCAAGGGAGAGCCTGCTTCGCACATTTCAGGCATGTAGCCTCAGCTCAGCAATATactttgtgctttaaaataataataaaaaaaagctcttttgctATATTAGTGTTGACAAATCACGATTCCTCCTACATGGCTATTACATCTGCCCCCAGTAACAAAAATAAGGGGTTTTGTTCTTAATGCCTgtggctgaagaaaaaaaaaaggttcaatTGTGTGCAATTTAGTGAGATACCTCCAAGCATCTGCATGAGCTCCCTGCAGCAAACATGGGGAACATCCCTCATCTCTGGTCAGTGTTCAGCACCCGCAGTCCCAAAGCATCACACCAATTTTGGGTGCAGCACCCCCACTGAGGTGTGACCTGCTGCACACCAACCTGCCCAGCCATGGCTGAAGGGTGGTTTGCTCTTTTCAGTGTGCTCCTAGATGCTTGCAAGACATTGGATCCAAGGCTCATGGACCTCCAGCCAGGCCCTTCCCTAGGATCGATAACCTCAaactacagcaggaaaaaaaaaaaccctaaacaaacaGCTGACGAACAAGTGGTTTAAAAAGCAGCCAAATGGATGGAGCAGAGCAAACTACGCACAAAGGGCTTGTTGCGGGCAGGAAGGGGCCTTAACACAGCtccaggcagagccagcccctcATCAAGTTTGTCAGTATTTTGTCATTAATAGGTCTAAATTTAGCCAATTCAAGGCACACGCTAACATATCGGGCACTAACAGACCAACCCAGCCAGGGGTACGCAAATCACCCCCACTATGGTTTCCCAGCAGGGTCCATCTCCACTGCCCCACCACATCCCTAGTACCAGCAAAACTACTGCTTCCTACCCTCCCGGTAACAGACCGGTCTGGAAAGGGTGCAGGCTAACCAACTGCCATGGTGCAAGAGGCCAGCAAGCCCTCCAGCAGTCCTTTGAGCATGGAATGCCCCACAGCTGTGACTCACCAGGAGCAGAGGGCTTGCAGGGAGCAGTTTCACTTCCAGCTCCGCcataccattaaaaaaaataaaacataaaaagctttAATAAAGTAACCTCAACTACAGTCTCTTAGGAGAAAGGGGCTCTGCACCCAATCTGCTACCAGTTAAAAGCATTGGGGGCTCAGGATTATTTGTGGTTTGATCAAGGTTACATCTTCTTCCAGTATTGCTCCGTGCTGGGGATGCCAGCCACAATCTCAGACTCGATGCCACAGTGGTCCTCTCCTCGAAGGATTTTGAAGAAGCCTGGAAgcacagcaagaacaaaaatcaaCCTCCCCATCGCACCAAGGAGAATGGGGAGGGGGTTCCCTCTGGCAGCCCCCAGGGGTACCTCACCATTGTCTCCCCAGTCGGTGTTCCAGGAGTTGGCAGCCAGCCAGTATGGAGTACCATTGtccaccccccagcccaggatCCGGATTGCATGGCCTCCAACCTGCTCGCCAGACACGTGCTGGTAGACACCTGCAAGGCAACAAGTCAACACATCAACAGGCGCTGTGTCTCCACACTTCAGAGCGCTGACAGCTCATGAGACGTTTGATATCAAAACTCAGAGACCAGCCGAGAAGGTGGCTTTGGTTAAATGCGGACCTGAAGCTTAGTGTAGAGTCTGGAGGAAGGACTGATGCCAAGCATCAGCTCAACATGAAGGACACCTAGAGACGCTCAGCAAGGGGCCCAAATACAGCACATACCAAGCAGTTCCAAACAGGGAATTAGGGTCCACACCAGGAGAGCCATCTGCCAGGAGTTTACCTACAATACCAGCTGCTGTTCTCAGCTGCAGTTCTGGGGGTTCCCCATTGGGGCTTCCTCCCTGAGCCAGTCCGGAGCAGAAACCAATGGATACAGGAGATGGTATCTCCCCACGTTCTTGCAACACCAGATACTCAAGCGTGAACTTGAAGTCTCCTTTCAGACTTGAGTAGCAGGACAAGGGCCACAAAAGACAGACCTATGGATGAAGCAGGGAACGGGGCTCCCTACAGCCTCAGTGCTGATGCTCACCAGACTTGTACATCAGGAAGTCCTCGTAGACAATAAAGGCTCCTTCCACTGGGCCATTCTTGTAGATCTCAGCCATGATTTCCTTCTCACTGTGAGGGACACCATAAGATGTGAtgcctggggaggaaaaaagtccCACCATTAATACAGCATTGTCAGGCCACATGGGTCTTGGGACTTGCAGAGACTGCTCAGCATGTCCGTGCAAGAGGCCTTCTCCACTTAAAGGTTAAATTCAAACTCTAAGGTTCCAGAGGCACCGACACAGACAGGCAGGAAAAGTGGGCTCCAACCATCCTCTTCCAGAGGAAATGATTTAACCTGAGTCCTATTCCGTACCCGCAGACCTACTTCAGACAGCTTCACTGggtatttttctccttacaCACCCTCActtccaaaaaaccccaaactactCAAGGCTAAGACAAATCTCCAAGAAGCAGCCAGGTTATCCTACATGTATAGGGCTGGCTACCACTAAGGAATAAGGAGGTGACTTTGACAGCGTAATCCCACAGGGCTCAGCACCATGCCCTTCAACCCAGGCACGTGCACCACGAGGACTCAAGTCAGTTCCCGTCCCTGCCCCGCCCCAACTCAGCTGGGTCTCAGCAAATACAAACTGTGCATCTGCCAGGCTTATCTTTCCTCCAGGACCACCCATCCCGAGGGCACGAAAATAACCACCATAAACCAGTTTAGGATGAGGTCCAACCCTGCCAAGCCCACCAAGCTACCACTAGgagcagctctggagctgctgtgcacTGAGCGGTGTTGGAGGCCACCTCCCTTACCGTAGTGCTTGTCCTCCTTGTATGAGGGCGAGTAGCCTGGTTCGCAGTGCCGGCTGCACCTGGGGgtttctcccccctccccagtgcaCGGTGGCCGGGAGCCGTTGACATGGTGCTCACAGGGTGGGATGGAGTAGGGACGGCAGCCTGTTGAGGACAGAGGCAGCATGAACCGGCTGTCCCCAAGCACCCCTGTCTATCAGCCATGCTGGAGGAAGTACCATATGCTCCAAGAATGGGCACAACCTTTCTgaccccaaaaccccacataTCATGGGGTGCAAGCAAGAGCAGGTCCGTCACAGCCAGATGGCCAATCCTTGCATTGGCAATGAGTTTCCTTCTGGACCTGCTTCCCGCCATCTCCCCTCTTGACAAGGTgatggaaaagatgaaaacatgAACCAACTTATGGCCACACTAGGAGGAAGCAGACGTTTCCAGTCTAGAAGTTGCTTTTTGACGGGGAAACACGCCAGGAAGACTCCTGCCCTCATCCAAAGTGTATTGAACTGGtccaaaaccaccaccaccaaaatatTCACAGCCTGATTCATTCCTGCTACGGAAGCAGGTGCCTTGTGGGGTTGTTAAGTCAGGCTACTGTGCTCCCTTCCTGGATGGGTCTCCTGACTCTAGGTGGTCTTCAGGGGCCCTTGTCCTAAAGGGGTGACCAAAAGGAGCCATGGGGACaggagcagccagctgggatAGCAGAAGTGTTTGAGCAGAGATCtgaaggaaggagcagccacAAGGATGCAGACCAGAAGAGAAGCACCCTGAAGGACATGAAGCTGTAACAGAGATGCTCCTCTTTGCTTTCATAAGGGTACTGACCAGGACTTACCCACATGGGAATCATAGAGACCCCCAGACACGAGGCCCCTCTCTGTCCAGTACCTCCATGCGCCAGAGGGGTAACCACCATTGCAcctgaagaaagaagcagcagttccagctccagccttccccccttttgggagaagaggggaaacGGAGCCATCATGGGATGGCTGAAGGGAAGCGTTCAGCATGTTGAACCTTTTTAagcctgtccctgccttccccaggaTTTCTAGGCCTCGAGACATCAAAGCCTCAGGGCAAGAAGGAGCTAAGAGCATCCATGCCTCCAAATCCCAAAGCAGTGGTGCTTCACCAGGTCCCTGGTCAGCCTCTGCCACCAGAGgcagcaaaagccacacaacttggagacacacacacccctacgcccccaccccccacccccatcccccacaCCCATCCGCTCTCAACAACTGCAAAAGCCACAGGCAAAATTTGGCTTGTGCCTGAAAACCAAGGCATTGGGGCTATTAAAAGATCCTTCCTTTGGCTTAGGCTGCCGGCGACTCTGCATGGGAAAGCATCGTTATCTGCTTGCCCTCCATCCACCAGCCATCATCATccactgctgctggggcaaGACGTGGCCCTCAGGGACTTTCAGTCCACGCAGACAACTTTCTGTTCCCACCTAACCCCAGCAACTACAGCATAAACCACTGGTGGGGCTTCCTGTTCATTAGGGAGACTAGGAAAATGGGGCTGAAATGGTCAGCATCTTCAGGTTGTGGCCCCACTCCTCCCACCCACCTTTTAAGCGCACGAGAACCCAGAGCAGCTCACCCCATGCCGCACTCGAAGCCGCAGCATGACAGCAAGTCCTCCGCTGAGACCTCCACGCTCACCTTGGCGTTTGTGTGAACGCAGATTCTGTCTGAAATTGCTTCGACGGCACCAaaagcctgcaggcagccccaaAAACCCAAGGGAAGACCATTAGAGCCAGCCACGGGAGAGAAACCAGGCAAACTTCTGGCAATGAGTGCAGCAAGCACAAGCCTGGCTGGGAGAAGCCCACCCAGAAGAAGCTCAGACACTGCAGGACTTCCCGTGCCCCACCACCCCATTTATGTAATTCAGTCGCAAACTCAACAGCATGTTTTTGGTCCAGCAAACTCTGCATTGGCAGGACCTTAAGCCACCCATGCTCTTACCCAGCAAGAACCACAAGAGCCTTGGTCTCTTATCTCGTTGATGGTAGGACAGTTAGGCCACTGCGTCCGGGAGTCAAAGTTATCAGGCAGCTCCATATCTGCAGCAAAATCTACCCTGCAAGCGAGAACATAGAAGTCCTGTTATAGGAACACCAGAGTAACAGGACTGGGTGCACAAGACTCTCCAACCTCCTCTGAAGGTGATCTGGAGGATAAGGGCTCTTGTTTGCTTACTGAAGTAGAATAAATACTTCAAGTCCTCAAACCAGGTAGGCAGCTCTACCAACGTTTTAAGTTTCAAGGAGTACAAATTACGTTATTGGTCAAGTATCTGGCATGACAGAGGATGGATGTTCCCCCCACACATGCATCTGTGCTTAATTCCATGCAAGATGTCCAACAAGCTGCACCCAGGGGAACCCTGCTCACATCTCCTCTGCCAGGTGAGATCCTCACCCACTCCAGACACACCAGGAGCATCCACACAAACTTTTACAGGGCCTTCATCTCCTTCTCCTGGCACTCACCTCTCAGGGAGCTTGGGCCCGCCCAGGAAGGTGCCGCAGAGCTTCTTCACGTAGCTCATGTCAGTGTTGCGGAAGTTGTGCCCTGCCTGGGAAGAGACACAGAGAAATAGGACATGACTCTTCACAGCCACCAAGTGCACTGCTGGGACCAGCTCCAGATCTCCCTCAAACCCAACCAGTGCCTGACCCTTGCTATAAAACCCAGGGGCCAAAGACCAAGCTACCTACAGACACAGAACACCTCCCTTTCCAGGATCAGTGCATCATGACCCATAATCTATGGTCCAGCTCTAGGCTTTGGTCACAGCAGCCTGGCCAAGGAGGGTTTGGCCAGTCACCAATACAGCTTGACACGTGCTGCTTGTTTCCAGCCTTCCACAGAGTCTTCTCCTCTTAGCATTGCTCCTACTCTTCAAATTCATCAGTGCTCTGCTCCAAAGAGGAGAAGCTCCACAGGTACTGCCACCACAAGAATCCCTGACAGCACCAACTCACCTAGGACAAGGCTGGTTTGAATGCAACCACCGTGGTGAGACTCCCAAATCTTGGCTCTTGAGTCCCACAGAGAGACTGTTGAGCGATgcatcccagaaaaaaaaaaaccaaa
Encoded here:
- the CTSB gene encoding cathepsin B, encoding MWPSVSILCALVAFANARSIPYYPPLSNDLVNHINKLNTTWKAGHNFRNTDMSYVKKLCGTFLGGPKLPERVDFAADMELPDNFDSRTQWPNCPTINEIRDQGSCGSCWAFGAVEAISDRICVHTNAKVSVEVSAEDLLSCCGFECGMGCNGGYPSGAWRYWTERGLVSGGLYDSHVGCRPYSIPPCEHHVNGSRPPCTGEGGETPRCSRHCEPGYSPSYKEDKHYGITSYGVPHSEKEIMAEIYKNGPVEGAFIVYEDFLMYKSGVYQHVSGEQVGGHAIRILGWGVDNGTPYWLAANSWNTDWGDNGFFKILRGEDHCGIESEIVAGIPSTEQYWKKM